CGGGCCTGCCCACTTGAACGCCAAGGCACCGACAGACTGCCCGCTCGATGGATGACATCTTAGACTGCGGCGTCAGGCGGGCTTCACCGCAATTGCCAATTGCCTCGCATTTTTTGGCCAGATTTCCTTGAAGGCGTTCCATTGAGTGGACAATATTTGTCGAGAATGCCGAATGACCGGAAAAATCGAAACGCCAGCGGCAGGAATTGATTCGCGCGGGTACTATCACAATGGGACCCGAGCGATGCCGATCTTTGCACCTACCCGAAGCACTCGCTCATGAAATGTTGCACGCTCATGACCGATGGTGGACAAGAAACCTCGGGGAGAAGGCGGGGGATTTTTTTGATGACGAGAAGCCGGTTCGAGAGGACGCGAAGAAATGCAAGTGTACTGGCAAGTAGCTGCTTCCTACGGTGGATCGCTCTTTGGCCCAACATTTGGGCTCTTGGTGGCGGTGTGCATATGGGCGATCATCTCAGCTTGCAGTGCGTTTTTCCCCCGTGAAAAGCAAAGTTCAAATTGCCCGCTGCTTTGCGCCGGGATGTTACTTGTGGGCCTTTTTGCAGCAAGCAATCTATATGCTGTAAGGGGTGTCGAACAGTTGTTTTTCGGTGGTGTGTTGCACCTCACAACTGGACAGCGAGATGAAGAACTTCACATCGTATTAAGAACTTTGGTCGAGTGGAATGCACTCGCCTCACTGGCTATCATCGTCGGGTTCGGTTCAATTCAACTATTCCGCAAGAATGTGAACTGTACAGGCCGACCGTAGTATCCGCGATGCCCGCAAGAATTGAGCGCGTGGGAACGGCTTCCCGGCTACGAACATTCATCGGTTCAAGTGAACCTCGCGCGGCTCTGACTTCTAAGTTCCTTGCCCGCTCTTTGTCCACCTTCCATGAGATCACATCCGTTCACCACGACAAGCCGTTACGGGAGAGAAGCGTTTTTGAACCTTCGTCCAAGAATCAGCCTTGGCCGGCGGCGGCGGCGAAAGGAACACAGTCAGCCTTAGGTTGAACAGGCCGGCGAGTGGATTCCCTGAACCACGGCGTGAGTCTGCACGACAATACGTGTGGCGCTTTCCTCGATGGTCGCCTCATTGTCCGCAAAAATATAACATTGAAAGCGGGGCGATATTCCAAACGGCCCTGCCGTAGCGCGCTTATTCTTTCGGGAACGCGCCGGTGTGGCAGTTGTTACAGGAGAAGTCCTCGTTCACCGCGTCAATGTGGAAGAAGCTGTAGCCTTTGGGATTGAGTTTTTCCAGTTGCTCGCCGCTGCCCTGGGCAAGGATGATGTGACAGGAGTTGCAGTCGCTGGCTTGAATTTTGGTCTTGCCGTCCGAAGTCTTGTGCTGGCCGTCGTGACAACGAAAACATCCCGCGCCGTCCTTGTGGTTCATGTTGTCGGGGTACGCCCGCCAGTCCGCCTTCATTTCAGGAAAGAAATTGTTCTCGTAAATCCGCTGCGCCTCGGCGATCAGCGATGTCAATTGCGGGGCATTCGCGTACTTTGACCGCAGGCTGTCGGCAATTTTTTGGGCGGCTTGCGCCTCCGTCGAATAGGGCTGGATCAACGCGGCCACCACGTTGGATTTCACCAGAGGCAGCGCCGGATCAATGCGGCCGGCGGCCATCGCCAGATCAACCGAGGCGTTCGGCGATCGAAAATGATGGGCGGGCCGGTTGTGGCAGTCCATGCAGTCCATGGTGCGAATGGTATGCCTCGAAGGGTCGTCCTTGAAATTGGCGGCGCGGTATTCCTTCACAACGCCGTTGGCTCCGGTGAAACGCACCCAGGGAATCACCTGCCGCTGTTCGTCCGTCGCGATGTACTCGATTTTGTTCGCGAGGTTCATGTGCCAGTGGATGCCGCCCACGGGACCGTGGTTGGGATCGCCGCCGCCGACCTTGAGCAGCAGGCGGACCGTGAATTGGGTGTTGGTTTCATCGGCCAGAAAATGAGTGTAGGTCCGCTCCAGATTTCCGACGTATTTCTGCGACCAATGACATTCCTCGCAGATTTCCTGCGCCGGGCGCAGGTTCCTGATCGGCGTCTTGATCGGGCGATGGTAATTCCCGGTAATGACCCCCACGAGCTGGTGCACACCGTTGATCTTGGCCTTCACAAACGCCGAGGCGCCCGGACCGACGTGACAGGCGGTGCATTCGATGCGCGCGTGGGG
Above is a genomic segment from Candidatus Angelobacter sp. containing:
- a CDS encoding cytochrome C, producing PHARIECTACHVGPGASAFVKAKINGVHQLVGVITGNYHRPIKTPIRNLRPAQEICEECHWSQKYVGNLERTYTHFLADETNTQFTVRLLLKVGGGDPNHGPVGGIHWHMNLANKIEYIATDEQRQVIPWVRFTGANGVVKEYRAANFKDDPSRHTIRTMDCMDCHNRPAHHFRSPNASVDLAMAAGRIDPALPLVKSNVVAALIQPYSTEAQAAQKIADSLRSKYANAPQLTSLIAEAQRIYENNFFPEMKADWRAYPDNMNHKDGAGCFRCHDGQHKTSDGKTKIQASDCNSCHIILAQGSGEQLEKLNPKGYSFFHIDAVNEDFSCNNCHTGAFPKE